From Rhineura floridana isolate rRhiFlo1 chromosome 5, rRhiFlo1.hap2, whole genome shotgun sequence, a single genomic window includes:
- the WDR73 gene encoding WD repeat-containing protein 73 isoform X1 produces MRRPGRASSSLAAAWNSGEMEEEDWLLESLRLYNDLHVFELQDPTRVIEWTGEKSICVAGYESRRNEILQLLLPQKLYAKENQGLCPERDFKVEHGGFSDRPVYSLKHVPETSLLVTSGPPDSALQVWRMEENESDVIKPLDSIPTAQGEGCSWAKIATASSKSAWVLHGLRINNVQVTEIDSRKTIFMAASTNTNELATLEFLDEAAILACSTKGQLFLADTRQPQSLLAVAEDAAISGALAGQSLCAGVRRSPMGSATDRPLVARLSSGGHVVLTDLRNPASPVKAAQCRVPTASPCGAEFPTVSFAPLLGERLAVSGFDGTVQVYDMRSWGPSAQEASPEFVHKGHVFSGVGDAGGPPLVTTHTWNPSKPRTLLSAASDGSLHVWDWSELLGAS; encoded by the exons ATGAGGCGCCCTGGCCGGGCAAGCTCCTCCCTCGCCGCCGCTTGGAACTCtggggagatggaggaggaagacTGGCTGCTGGAGTCCCTGAGACt GTACAACGACCTCCACGTGTTTGAGCTTCAGGATCCCACCAGAGTCATTGAGTGGACAGGAGAAAAAA GCATCTGTGTAGCAGGATATGAAAGCAGAAGGAATGAAATtctccagctgctcttgcctcaGAAGCTGTACGCAAAAGAGAACCAG ggcttatGTCCTGAAAGAGATTTTAAGGTTGAACACGGTGGATTTTCTGATCGCCCTGTGTACAGTCTGAAGCATGTGCCGGAGACCAG CTTGCTGGTGACGAGTGGTCCACCAGACAGTGCTTTGCAGGTTTGGCGCATGGAGGAGAATGAATCAG ATGTTATTAAGCCCCTCGACAGCATCCCCACTGCGCAAGGAGAAGGGTGCTCCTGGGCAAAAATTGCAACGGCTTCCTCCAAGTCCGCGTGGGTCCTTCACGGGCTGAGGATCAACAACGTCCAGGTGACAGAGATTGACTCCAGGAAAACCATCTTCATGGCAG CCTCCACAAACACCAATGAGCTTGCCACTTTGGAGTTCCTGGACGAAGCCGCCATTCTGGCCTGCAGTACCAAAGGGCAGCTGTTCCTTGCAGACACCAGGCAGCCGCAGAGCCTCTTGGCGGTTGCCGAGGATGCGGCCATCAGCGGGGCGCTGGCTGGGCAGAGCTTGTGCGCTGGAGTCAGGCGCAGCCCAATGGGGTCTGCCACAGACAGGCCGCTGGTTGCCCGGCTCTCATCTGGAGGCCATGTGGTGCTGACAGACCTCAGAAACCCAGCAAGCCCCGTGAAGGCAGCTCAGTGTCGCGTGCCCACAGCTAGTCCTTGCGGGGCAGAGTTCCCGACTGTCTCCTTTGCGCCTCTCCTTGGAGAACGCCTGGCTGTGTCAG GCTTTGATGGGACTGTCCAAGTCTACGACATGCGCAGCTGGGGCCCTTCGGCCCAAGAAGCCAGTCCGGAGTTTGTTCACAAAGGGCATGTTTTCAGCGGGGTGGGCGATGCTGGAGGCCCACCCTTAGTTACCACCCACACCTGGAATCCCTCCAAGCCCCGGACGCTGTTATCGGCAGCGAGCGATGGGTCGCTGCATGTGTGGGACTGGTCTGAACTCCTTGGGGCTAGCTAG
- the WDR73 gene encoding WD repeat-containing protein 73 isoform X2, translating to MRRPGRASSSLAAAWNSGEMEEEDWLLESLRLYNDLHVFELQDPTRVIEWTGEKSICVAGYESRRNEILQLLLPQKLYAKENQGLCPERDFKVEHGGFSDRPVYSLKHVPETSLLVTSGPPDSALQVWRMEENESASTNTNELATLEFLDEAAILACSTKGQLFLADTRQPQSLLAVAEDAAISGALAGQSLCAGVRRSPMGSATDRPLVARLSSGGHVVLTDLRNPASPVKAAQCRVPTASPCGAEFPTVSFAPLLGERLAVSGFDGTVQVYDMRSWGPSAQEASPEFVHKGHVFSGVGDAGGPPLVTTHTWNPSKPRTLLSAASDGSLHVWDWSELLGAS from the exons ATGAGGCGCCCTGGCCGGGCAAGCTCCTCCCTCGCCGCCGCTTGGAACTCtggggagatggaggaggaagacTGGCTGCTGGAGTCCCTGAGACt GTACAACGACCTCCACGTGTTTGAGCTTCAGGATCCCACCAGAGTCATTGAGTGGACAGGAGAAAAAA GCATCTGTGTAGCAGGATATGAAAGCAGAAGGAATGAAATtctccagctgctcttgcctcaGAAGCTGTACGCAAAAGAGAACCAG ggcttatGTCCTGAAAGAGATTTTAAGGTTGAACACGGTGGATTTTCTGATCGCCCTGTGTACAGTCTGAAGCATGTGCCGGAGACCAG CTTGCTGGTGACGAGTGGTCCACCAGACAGTGCTTTGCAGGTTTGGCGCATGGAGGAGAATGAATCAG CCTCCACAAACACCAATGAGCTTGCCACTTTGGAGTTCCTGGACGAAGCCGCCATTCTGGCCTGCAGTACCAAAGGGCAGCTGTTCCTTGCAGACACCAGGCAGCCGCAGAGCCTCTTGGCGGTTGCCGAGGATGCGGCCATCAGCGGGGCGCTGGCTGGGCAGAGCTTGTGCGCTGGAGTCAGGCGCAGCCCAATGGGGTCTGCCACAGACAGGCCGCTGGTTGCCCGGCTCTCATCTGGAGGCCATGTGGTGCTGACAGACCTCAGAAACCCAGCAAGCCCCGTGAAGGCAGCTCAGTGTCGCGTGCCCACAGCTAGTCCTTGCGGGGCAGAGTTCCCGACTGTCTCCTTTGCGCCTCTCCTTGGAGAACGCCTGGCTGTGTCAG GCTTTGATGGGACTGTCCAAGTCTACGACATGCGCAGCTGGGGCCCTTCGGCCCAAGAAGCCAGTCCGGAGTTTGTTCACAAAGGGCATGTTTTCAGCGGGGTGGGCGATGCTGGAGGCCCACCCTTAGTTACCACCCACACCTGGAATCCCTCCAAGCCCCGGACGCTGTTATCGGCAGCGAGCGATGGGTCGCTGCATGTGTGGGACTGGTCTGAACTCCTTGGGGCTAGCTAG